TCGAAGATAGCCCAGTCAAAATCCGGAAATTCATAAACAATCATACCTTCAGGGACTTCGCCGCCCTTGTAAACGCCTGCAACGATATAGGTGAACTTACCCTCGCCAACATCATCAACACAAACGCCGTATTCACCGATGTTGTTATCTACAATTGCTTTCTCATAAGGGGTTGTAGGCGCGATTCCCTTCCAGACATTGCTCGCATATTTTTCACTAATCTCATCCCAAAACTTTGGAATTTCTATATAAGCAGTTTCTCCATCAAATACCCTTGCAAAACCAATTACCTTAAATCCTACCATAGTTTTAATTTTGTAATCCATCTTGTCCGTACCCTGTCATTACCGAAAATCCCTTCTGAAAAAAGAACGATGACATAAACACCTCATTGGCAACATCCTACGCACGGAAATTGGCACGAGGTATAAACTTCAGTATTTATAAGGGGCGTGAGAATTATTGTAAGATTTTACAATGATTTTTACAATAATTGCATCCAATCTTGTTTACACATTTATTTGCGAACCTTTATGCTTATCCAGGTATGTAAATAAATCCTTTTCTTCTATCAGGTATACACCACCTAATTTAATAGAAGGAAATCCTGCAAGATGAAACAACTTTCTAGTTTTATTATACCCCAGATGCAATACTTCTGATACATCTTTAATTGTTAAAAATTTCTTTTCTTCCATATTAATGTCACTCATCTTCATCTTCATCGATATCTTCATCATCAATATCTTCATCGTCATCATCTTCGTCTTCTGTATGGACTTCTCCGGTCTCCATATCAGCAACACCGATTCTTCCATTCTTAATTGTCTCTGCCATAGCAAGTGCATTACCTAAGATATCCATAAGTTCATCCTTTTCAAGCTTGACCCACTCTTCAGGACTTTTAAGACACTCAGCTACATAATTAGCTCCAAGCTTTAGCCCTGTGACAACACCTCTTGTATATGATGCGGTAAGCTGCTTTCTGTATTCTTTCATAATTGCGTCGTGCTGTTCGTTATTCATTCTTCATTACACTCCTCTTTTGAATTATTATTAAGCTCTTCAGCTTTATCTTTTAATCTAGTTGACAGTTGCATCAGATCCACATAATGTACGGACCATTTATACATGCCATTAGTTACGAGAACGAATGTGTCATACTTAGCTACGACAGTTGCCAATGTTGATTTGGTAGTAACACCTGTTGCTACTTGTCAATAGTATCCTGTACTTTTTCTTGTGGGAATTCTGAAAAACCGCTCAAAATCTAGGCTGGTGCAACATGCCTTTTTATGAAAAAAATGTAGAGAATTTCTTTGATATATGGTATTCTATCCACAGGCTGTTTGATGTCGCAGCCATATAACATTTCGAGGATAACAACAGTGGCAAAAGAAAAAGATACAGAAAAAAATGAAATCACTCCAGTATCCGAAACCGTGATACGGAGCCTAATTTACACAGTCCGTGGGCAACAGGTTATGTTGGACAGTGACTTGGCTATGCTATATCAAGTCGAGACCAGAAGGCTTAACGAAAGTGTGAAGCGTAATATCGGTCGTTTCCCAGAGTCTTTTTGCTTTCAAATGACCAAAGAAGAATATAATTCTTTGAAGTCGCAAATTGCGACATCAAACAATGAAGGTCGTGGTGGACGCAGAAAGCTCCCTTACTGCTTTACAGAGCCAGGTATAGCCATGCTATCCGCTGTTCTCCACAGTGATACTGCTGTAAATGTCAGCGTCCGTATAATGAATACTTTCGTTGAAATGCGTAGATTTATATCTAACAACGCTTTGCTATTTGAAAAAATCAGCAATGTCGAATTGAAGCAGTTGGAGTTCCAAAAGGAGACCGATGCAAAATTCGATAAAGTATTCGATTACATTTCAGATCATGCTGAGTCAGAACAAAAAATATTCTACGATGGTCAGATTTACGACGCTTTCAGCCTTATAGCTTCTCTTATCCAAAAAGCAAAGAAAAGCCTGTCACTGATTGATGGATACGTTGATATTAAGACGCTGAATCTTCTTGCCAAGAAAAAGAAGGGTGTAGCCGTAACAATATACACTCACCCAAAAACGACTTTGAGCCAGACTGATATCAGTAATTTTAACCGCCAATACCCCAGTCTTACAGTCAAAGGAACAACCATATTCCATGACCGTTTTTTGGTAATCGATGATACTGATGTGTATCATATTGGTGCCTCTATCAAGGACGCTGGCACTAAATGCTTCGGAATAACATTGATCCAGGATAAACAAATGGCTAGCGACCTAATCAAGAGACTAAAAACAATAAAATAATTTTTGATGTCGCATTTTGCGATATCAAACAAATACAGTATTCAAAAGAGCCGGAACAAAAATCGGCTCTTTTTGTTATGCGCAATCTGCCTTCAGCACCCTTTTCAGCTTCTGTGAAAAGGTCTGTCCCTGCTCCTTGAAATGAAGATTGGCACTATAGGTTGTCTTGCCTATAGTGCGTGATATCGTGCTTGTGGGCAAAGATGAAGCGCATGTATGATCCCACTCGTGAATACATCCCCCGCTCTTCTCGTCCTGAATGGTCTGCAGTAGGTCTACTCGGTAAACTTGTCTGCATAGACGATGGTACAGCACAGGTAAATTCCTATGTTAAAGTTAACGACAATTCCATTGCCACAGCTTCAACAGAACGTACAAAATATCGTGTAATGGAACGTCTTGACGAGTCACACATCAAAATCATGATCCTGTAATTTTCATTGAATCACATTACTTAAACATGTTATATTATTAATCGAGGATTACCTCATAGTCCTCATAAGTTTTTTGTTTCTTGGAGCACGAGTGGCCACTCGTGCTCCTATAACATGTAACAAAAGGAATCTCAAACATGGAAAAAATCTTTGGCTATATCCGTTATTATAAAAACGATACAGAAAAAGACTTACAACAGTTAGATTCACAGCTCCGTTCCCTTGGAGTAACTAACGATAAGCTTATTTTCCATGAATTTGATAAGGGTACCAACAAGTACAATACAATGTACAAAGAAATCCTACATCGGTCCACACCCGGTGACACAATCATCACCACAGACTACACACGTATCTCCTATTCTCCCGTTAGCTTATATAACCTTTTCAACACAATCAAAGAATATAAACTCCGTTTAATCATAGGAAATATCACTTTTGACTGTCGTGATGACACACTCTCCGACCATACAAAAGGTATGCTTGATATGTTATCCATCATAAATGATATGGTATCTGATGCTTCTGAGAAACGGTCAAGTATAGCTGAAAGTAAAGGGAATAAACTCGGAAGAAATGCTCTGCAATATGATGATTTACCTGAGGATTTCAGGAAGCTTTACCCAGCTATAAAGAATAAAGATGTCAGTACTACTGATGTCGCAAAGAAGTTAAACGTATCAAGGAGAACTGTTTATCACTACATTTACATAGCTAAGGATTACGAGAAAGAAAATCATATAGACCTTTGTATTTCATAGAAATATCACAGATCAAAACAGCAGTATGAATGGACCAATCAATCATTCATACTGCTGTTTTAGTTTGCGATTAACACAAGCATTCACGTGACAGGAGGAAACAGAATTCATGAATAAAACCGATAAACAATTCATCTACCTAGATAACTCAGCCACTACCCCACTCTATCCTGAAGTATTAGATGCAATGCTACCCTACCTTACAGCATCCTACGGTAATCCATCATCCCTTTACCCATTAGGTCGTAAAGCACACGCAGCAATAGAACATACCCGTTCCATAATAGCATCACTTATAAACGCTTCCCCTGAAGAAATCTATTTCACATCAGGTGCCACAGAGTCAAACAACTGGGTATTCTATATGAATGCAGATAAAAAATGTCTCTGTACGGCGATAGAACACGCTTCAGTGATAAATCAGCCGAATATATTCACTTTTAACGTCACACAGGAAGGATTTGTTGATACTTCTATGCTGGATTACACGCTTATGGATAATCCGTTTGAGCTTGTATCAACTATGCTTGCGAACAATGAAATAGGATCAATACAAGACATACAGACCATAGGTGAAATATGTCATAAGCATAACGTCAAATATCATGTGGATGCTACTCAGGGGTTATGCTATCTTCCCATAGATGTAAAGAAGTCACATATAGATTATCTTTCCGCTTCTGCGCATAAGATTCATGGACCAAAAGGTGTTGGATTCCTATACATAAATAAAGATGAAAACAAGGACATATCTTCTGACATCACACCTCTCATGTACGGTGGAGGACAAGAGCAAGGTCTCAGACCAGGCACAGAAAATGTCGCTGGAATTGTAGGCTTTGGTAAAGCTATTGAAGTAATGATGCAAAGACGTGAAGATGATTTGCAAAAGCTGACTAAACTTAGAAACTATATGCATTACCAGATTATGAATACCATAGATGATGTAGAGATAAATGGCACATATGATTTTGACAGAAGGCTTCCCGGAAATCTTAATTACTGTTTTGCTGATATAAAATCTGATGAACTTGTTGAAATGCTTTCAGAGAAAGGAATCTACTGTTCAACCGGTTCAGCATGCCATAATGGAAGTGGTAAACCGAGTCATGTTCTTAAGGCTATCGGTTTAACTGACAAACAAGCCATGAGCAGTGTAAGGTTTAGCTTAGGTCCTGATCTGGATAAAACAGATATAGATGTGGTTGTACAGACAGTGATCAACTGTGTATATACACTCAGAAAGTACTAATTTTCAATGTAACTTATAAGCCCTATAGGATTAGTAATTAAAATCCTATAGGGCTATTTTTTTCGACACATGATTCATGCTATAATATCCACAGGTTGAATTAGCACCCTTCCGCAAGGAGAAAGGTTTATGGAAATCAGCCAGTGTCTGTTATGCTCTTGTTGACAGAAGAAACTGACGTACATAGCCACTGTTTTACAGTCTAAAGGATTGACAACTAAATATAAAAA
Above is a genomic segment from Butyrivibrio sp. AE3004 containing:
- a CDS encoding helix-turn-helix domain-containing protein, yielding MSDINMEEKKFLTIKDVSEVLHLGYNKTRKLFHLAGFPSIKLGGVYLIEEKDLFTYLDKHKGSQINV
- a CDS encoding cysteine desulfurase family protein encodes the protein MNKTDKQFIYLDNSATTPLYPEVLDAMLPYLTASYGNPSSLYPLGRKAHAAIEHTRSIIASLINASPEEIYFTSGATESNNWVFYMNADKKCLCTAIEHASVINQPNIFTFNVTQEGFVDTSMLDYTLMDNPFELVSTMLANNEIGSIQDIQTIGEICHKHNVKYHVDATQGLCYLPIDVKKSHIDYLSASAHKIHGPKGVGFLYINKDENKDISSDITPLMYGGGQEQGLRPGTENVAGIVGFGKAIEVMMQRREDDLQKLTKLRNYMHYQIMNTIDDVEINGTYDFDRRLPGNLNYCFADIKSDELVEMLSEKGIYCSTGSACHNGSGKPSHVLKAIGLTDKQAMSSVRFSLGPDLDKTDIDVVVQTVINCVYTLRKY
- a CDS encoding recombinase family protein, producing the protein MEKIFGYIRYYKNDTEKDLQQLDSQLRSLGVTNDKLIFHEFDKGTNKYNTMYKEILHRSTPGDTIITTDYTRISYSPVSLYNLFNTIKEYKLRLIIGNITFDCRDDTLSDHTKGMLDMLSIINDMVSDASEKRSSIAESKGNKLGRNALQYDDLPEDFRKLYPAIKNKDVSTTDVAKKLNVSRRTVYHYIYIAKDYEKENHIDLCIS
- a CDS encoding peptidase G2 autoproteolytic cleavage domain-containing protein translates to MYDPTREYIPRSSRPEWSAVGLLGKLVCIDDGTAQVNSYVKVNDNSIATASTERTKYRVMERLDESHIKIMIL
- a CDS encoding ORF6N domain-containing protein, yielding MAKEKDTEKNEITPVSETVIRSLIYTVRGQQVMLDSDLAMLYQVETRRLNESVKRNIGRFPESFCFQMTKEEYNSLKSQIATSNNEGRGGRRKLPYCFTEPGIAMLSAVLHSDTAVNVSVRIMNTFVEMRRFISNNALLFEKISNVELKQLEFQKETDAKFDKVFDYISDHAESEQKIFYDGQIYDAFSLIASLIQKAKKSLSLIDGYVDIKTLNLLAKKKKGVAVTIYTHPKTTLSQTDISNFNRQYPSLTVKGTTIFHDRFLVIDDTDVYHIGASIKDAGTKCFGITLIQDKQMASDLIKRLKTIK
- a CDS encoding GyrI-like domain-containing protein, producing the protein MDYKIKTMVGFKVIGFARVFDGETAYIEIPKFWDEISEKYASNVWKGIAPTTPYEKAIVDNNIGEYGVCVDDVGEGKFTYIVAGVYKGGEVPEGMIVYEFPDFDWAIFDCYGPCPKALQDVNTKIFKEWMPGNPDFEFPGRANIEWYGDGDPSSPDYHSAIWIPVVKK
- a CDS encoding transposon-encoded TnpW family protein, giving the protein MLYHRLCRQVYRVDLLQTIQDEKSGGCIHEWDHTCASSLPTSTISRTIGKTTYSANLHFKEQGQTFSQKLKRVLKADCA